Genomic window (Candidatus Nitrosocosmicus franklandus):
CCCCATTCGTTATCATACCAAGACAATACTTTGACTGTGTTACTTTTCTTCCCTAACACCATAGTGCTAAGGCCATCAACTATAGAAGAATGAGGATCTCCTATAATGTCTGACGAAACTATTGGGTCCTCTGTATACGACAATATTTCCTTAAATTTTCCTTGTGCAGCTTCCTTTAATGCGGTATTAATTTCACCACTGGTAACCTCTTTTTCTAGGGTTACTACCAAATCTATTATAGAACCATCGCTAACAGGTACTCTTAAAGCCATGCCATCCAATTTACCTTTCAATTCAGGAATCACCTCTCCAATAGATTTTGCCGCCCCAGTTGTAGTAGGAATTATAGACTCTACCGCAGATCTTGCCCTCCTCATATCCTTATGGTGCAGATCCAAAAGATTCTGATCATTGGTAAACGCATGTACTGTTGTCATAAACCCCTTTACTATTCCGTATTTATCATTAAGTACTTTGGCTACAGGAGCAAGAGCATTTGTGGTACACGATGCCATAGATACTATGCTGTGATTCTGTGCATCATACACTTTTTCATTTACTCCCAAGATCATTGTTGCATCAGGGTCTTTCGCGGGAGCCGAAATTACTACCTTTTTTGCTCCTGCCTTGAGATGTTTGCTAGCTCCCTCTCGATCCTTAAATTTTCCAGTAGATTCCAAAACAAGATCGATTTGAAGACGATCCCAAGGCAGTAATTGGGGATCTTTTTCGGAAAATACATTTATTTTGTGATCATTTATTATGAGGCATTTATTATCCTTATCTACAGTTACCGTACCATCAAATTTTCCATACACTGAATCATATTTGAAAAGGTGAGCTAGAGAATCTAGATCACCAAGATCATTTATTGCAGAAATATTAATCGATTTATTAAACTCTTCATCTTTCAATGCGGCCCTTAAGAAAGTTCTACCTATGCGTCCAAAACCGTTTATTGCAATATTTTTCATAAATAGTATTAACAAAGAAATCTATTAAGTATTATTTCAGAAAATTATAACTACAATTTCTCTTTTATCTATACTTTTAATATATGTTTAATTCTCTGATAAATATAACATGTTATTCCATATCAACTTAGAAGTGTTTTTGGCCTACAATTATTTCAACTAAATGTATGATAAAAGTGGATGAAGAGATAATGTATATGTGTATTTGTTGCCTACTACTGCAATTTCCAATTGTTCTTATATTAATCTACAATTCCTAATTTCTTTGCCAATCTTACCAATTTTTGACTATAGGATACAGGAAATCTTTGTTCCTGATCTTTTTTTATAAGAAACGGCATCATTTGAATTTGCCGTTTATAATATTTCTGTATCACTGATAACTGTGGTAACGATTTTACAATAGAACCATTTTCAATAATCTTTTCCAAAAGAGGCAAAGATCCCTCCTCCATGGACTCGTCTGCCAATGAAATTATATCTTCAACCAAGATCCCTTTATTATCCATGATTCGGTGAATTTGCTTTGGGCCCGGCAATGTATGTTTGCTAAGACTTTTTTTGGCTTTATATATTATTACCATTCGATCAATATCAGATGCAATGATACCTGAATGCAATTTTATATTCTCGCTGCTGAGATCTGATTTGTCCTTTTCTTGTACCCGAATAGCGACCAATTTATATACGCAGTTTATTACTGAACTATCTCGCGATGTACTGAGCTCTGTGCCTACAGCAAAACTATCTATTGGAGCCTTATTTTCGAGTAATCCCTTAATAATACTTTCATTCAAGTCGCCACTTACCATAATTTCTGTATTCCTATAATCGGTGTTCCCCACAGCATCCAATATTTCCCTTACTTTCTTGCTTAGATACAACAAGTCTCCGCTATCTATCCTCACTCCTTTTGGTAATATTCTTTATTTTATTATCATTTTTATGGCATTTAATGTATCAAAGGTATCAATTAAAAGAAAACCATCCGGAAAAAGTCTTTGGAATTCCTTAAATGCCATAATTTCACTTTCAAAGCTCGTGATAAACGAATGAGCCATGGTACCGTAAATAGGTATACCAAACTGCATGCCAGCAAGAGTATTTGATGTACCCACACATCCTCCTATAAAAGCAGCTCTTGCTGCCAAGAGAGCAGCTTGTGGTCCGTGAGCTCTTCTTGAACCAAATTCAATTATTGGTTTATTGCTGGCAATATTACAAATTTTAGAAG
Coding sequences:
- the gap gene encoding type I glyceraldehyde-3-phosphate dehydrogenase, translating into MKNIAINGFGRIGRTFLRAALKDEEFNKSINISAINDLGDLDSLAHLFKYDSVYGKFDGTVTVDKDNKCLIINDHKINVFSEKDPQLLPWDRLQIDLVLESTGKFKDREGASKHLKAGAKKVVISAPAKDPDATMILGVNEKVYDAQNHSIVSMASCTTNALAPVAKVLNDKYGIVKGFMTTVHAFTNDQNLLDLHHKDMRRARSAVESIIPTTTGAAKSIGEVIPELKGKLDGMALRVPVSDGSIIDLVVTLEKEVTSGEINTALKEAAQGKFKEILSYTEDPIVSSDIIGDPHSSIVDGLSTMVLGKKSNTVKVLSWYDNEWGFASRMVELIKFILSKMDDS